One genomic region from Anaeromusa acidaminophila DSM 3853 encodes:
- the pruA gene encoding L-glutamate gamma-semialdehyde dehydrogenase: MNNAYFEVKHPVNEPVKGYMPGSPETLALKEELQRQLASFVEVPLIIAGQEVRTTRKEQIICPHDHQHVLGEYYVAGESELNLAIAAAEAAREEWEHMPWEHRASIFLKAAELLTGKYRAKLAASCMLGQSKNPFQAEIDIICELADFLRFNPYYLQEIYKQQPLSTDGIWNRVEYRALDGFVAAITPFNFTSIGGNLCTAPAMVGNTVLWKPSSTAVLSNYYFMQILMEAGLPAGVINFLPCRGSDFGKIVVSHPKMAGFHFTGSTGVFNGIWNQVGQNIANYVTYPRLVGETGGKDFIFAHKSADVEALTSALVLGSFEYQGQKCSAASRAYIPASLWSEVKPRLEKAVAAIKMGDVCDFTNLMNAVIDRKSFDNIKSYVDYAKSSPDAEVIIGGGCDDSIGFFVEPTVILAKTPTFKTMVEEIFGPVLTIYVYPDAELEQTLHACDTATVYGLTGAVFAQDRNAIIKIAKALDHAAGNFYINDKPTGAVVGQQPFGGSRASGTNDKAGSAVNLHRWISQRAIKEVLSPRTTTTYPYMIEK; this comes from the coding sequence ATGAACAATGCCTATTTTGAAGTCAAACATCCTGTCAACGAGCCTGTTAAAGGCTATATGCCCGGTTCTCCGGAGACACTGGCCTTGAAAGAAGAACTACAGCGCCAGTTGGCGTCGTTCGTGGAAGTCCCTCTCATCATCGCCGGACAAGAAGTCCGTACAACCCGCAAAGAGCAAATCATCTGCCCTCATGATCATCAGCACGTATTGGGCGAATACTATGTTGCAGGCGAGTCGGAACTCAACTTGGCCATCGCTGCGGCGGAAGCCGCACGCGAAGAATGGGAACATATGCCTTGGGAACACCGCGCCAGCATCTTTCTGAAAGCGGCGGAACTGCTTACAGGCAAGTATCGCGCTAAGTTAGCCGCCTCCTGTATGCTTGGTCAGAGCAAAAACCCCTTCCAGGCGGAAATCGACATCATCTGCGAGCTGGCCGATTTCCTGCGCTTCAACCCTTACTACCTGCAAGAAATCTATAAGCAGCAGCCCTTGAGCACCGACGGCATTTGGAATCGTGTAGAATATCGCGCCCTGGACGGCTTTGTCGCCGCTATTACGCCTTTTAACTTCACTTCCATCGGCGGCAACCTGTGCACCGCTCCGGCCATGGTCGGCAATACGGTGCTTTGGAAGCCCTCGTCGACAGCGGTTCTTTCCAATTACTACTTCATGCAGATTCTCATGGAAGCCGGGTTGCCCGCCGGGGTCATCAATTTCCTTCCTTGCCGCGGCTCCGATTTCGGCAAGATCGTCGTCAGCCACCCAAAAATGGCAGGTTTCCATTTTACAGGCTCCACCGGCGTCTTCAACGGCATTTGGAACCAAGTCGGCCAAAACATCGCCAACTATGTTACGTATCCGCGCCTGGTCGGCGAAACCGGCGGCAAAGACTTCATTTTTGCCCACAAGTCGGCTGATGTAGAAGCGCTGACAAGCGCTCTTGTCTTGGGCTCCTTTGAGTATCAAGGACAAAAATGTTCCGCCGCTTCCCGCGCTTATATTCCGGCCAGCCTCTGGAGCGAAGTAAAACCCCGTCTGGAAAAAGCAGTGGCCGCCATCAAAATGGGCGATGTCTGCGACTTCACGAATTTGATGAATGCCGTTATTGACCGCAAATCTTTCGATAACATCAAAAGCTATGTAGACTACGCCAAAAGCTCCCCGGATGCGGAAGTCATTATCGGCGGCGGCTGCGATGACAGCATCGGCTTCTTCGTAGAACCTACGGTTATTTTGGCTAAAACTCCTACCTTTAAAACCATGGTGGAGGAAATCTTCGGACCGGTTCTCACCATCTATGTATATCCGGATGCCGAGCTGGAGCAAACCCTCCATGCTTGCGACACCGCTACCGTGTATGGCTTGACCGGCGCGGTCTTCGCCCAAGACCGCAACGCCATCATCAAGATTGCAAAAGCCCTGGATCATGCGGCAGGCAACTTCTACATTAACGACAAGCCAACCGGTGCCGTTGTCGGACAACAGCCCTTTGGCGGCAGCCGCGCTTCCGGCACCAACGACAAAGCCGGCAGTGCAGTCAACCTGCACCGCTGGATCAGTCAGCGCGCTATCAAAGAAGTGCTGTCCCCCCGCACTACGACGACCTACCCTTACATGATCGAAAAATAA
- a CDS encoding LysR family transcriptional regulator, producing MLTSKYYIFSTIAELGSLSKAADKLNMAQSGVSYAISTLEGELGFPLFKRERSGMLLTNNGERILVHVKQILHHEEQLLQEALAIKGIETGLVRIGTLSSVSMQWLPGILASFHKQYPHIEVKTYLGCYDEMNEWISNKTVDFGFVSLPISKSFEVQPLYKDRLMVILPPQHPLREQASITFSQIRDEQFIMPQWGADDNIRRTLLEHGVQLQVQYELMEERTILAMVQLGLGISILPELILEHVPPDVHLIPLAPEEHRVIGLAALSFKQMPPAARKFVQCVHSWLVEKDLLHFPLTNTSKRK from the coding sequence TTGCTTACTTCTAAATACTATATTTTCAGCACCATTGCCGAACTCGGCAGTCTCAGCAAGGCGGCCGATAAATTGAACATGGCCCAGTCCGGCGTCAGCTACGCAATCTCAACGCTTGAAGGCGAGCTAGGCTTTCCTCTTTTCAAAAGAGAACGGTCCGGCATGCTCCTGACGAATAACGGCGAGCGAATACTCGTACATGTAAAACAAATCTTGCACCACGAAGAACAATTGCTCCAGGAAGCGTTAGCAATCAAAGGCATTGAAACCGGTCTGGTCCGAATCGGCACATTATCCAGCGTTTCCATGCAATGGCTTCCCGGAATTCTTGCCTCTTTTCACAAGCAATACCCCCATATCGAAGTTAAGACCTATTTAGGGTGCTATGATGAAATGAACGAGTGGATTTCCAACAAAACCGTCGACTTCGGTTTTGTTTCTTTGCCGATCTCCAAGTCTTTCGAGGTTCAGCCGTTGTATAAAGATCGGCTAATGGTGATTCTACCGCCGCAGCATCCCCTGAGAGAGCAAGCATCCATCACCTTCTCTCAAATCCGGGATGAACAGTTCATCATGCCTCAATGGGGGGCGGATGATAATATACGCCGCACGCTTCTTGAGCATGGCGTGCAGCTGCAGGTCCAATACGAACTGATGGAAGAACGCACCATTTTAGCCATGGTCCAGCTCGGCCTCGGCATCAGCATCCTGCCTGAGCTCATTTTAGAGCACGTGCCGCCGGATGTACATCTAATCCCGCTAGCTCCAGAAGAACACCGCGTAATCGGCCTGGCGGCCCTTTCTTTCAAACAAATGCCCCCGGCCGCCAGAAAGTTTGTCCAGTGCGTCCATTCCTGGTTGGTAGAAAAAGATCTCCTGCATTTTCCTCTAACAAACACTTCAAAACGCAAGTAA
- a CDS encoding amino acid permease, whose amino-acid sequence METQNEKNLRWYNLAVMAFIMVWGFGNVVNNYANQGLTVIVSWILINALYFIPYALMVGELGSTFKEGKAGVSTWMRSTTGPLLAYLAGWTYWVVHVPYLAQKPQMILVAMGWGIFQDGKFVKMFSPMVLQLMTLALFLFFLWIASRGVTSLKRIGMIAGTSMLVMSFLYILLMMAAPALRGVTSATTDLSLHTFIPNFDFTYFTTISMLVFAVGGSEKIAPYVNNTYNASKEFPRGMIILAVLVVLSALLGSLAMGMMFDSNNIPKDLKMNGQYYAFQLLGQYYGVGNLFLMLYAFAQFAGQISALVFSIDAPLKVMLAEGDSKYIPNILTKTNEHGAPINGYKLTAVLVGILIIIPALGIGNMNDLYNWLLDLNSIVMPLRYLWVFAAYIALRRLAGSFVSDYKFVKNPTLGMGIGAWCFLFTAFACIMGMFPKGVAVYTSQWYFQITLNILTPFALLALGLILPSFAKRLNK is encoded by the coding sequence GTGGAAACTCAAAACGAAAAGAATTTACGCTGGTACAACCTGGCCGTTATGGCCTTCATCATGGTCTGGGGTTTCGGCAATGTGGTAAACAACTATGCCAACCAGGGCCTGACGGTTATCGTTTCCTGGATTTTGATCAATGCCTTATATTTCATCCCCTACGCGCTAATGGTCGGCGAGCTGGGTTCAACCTTTAAAGAAGGCAAAGCAGGCGTCAGCACCTGGATGAGGTCCACCACCGGCCCGCTCCTAGCGTACTTAGCCGGCTGGACCTACTGGGTAGTCCATGTCCCCTATTTGGCGCAAAAACCGCAGATGATCCTGGTCGCGATGGGCTGGGGTATTTTCCAGGACGGCAAGTTTGTCAAAATGTTTAGCCCCATGGTACTGCAGTTGATGACCTTGGCTTTATTTCTTTTCTTTCTCTGGATTGCCTCGCGCGGCGTTACTTCTCTCAAACGCATCGGCATGATCGCCGGCACATCTATGCTTGTTATGTCTTTTCTTTACATCCTGCTGATGATGGCGGCTCCCGCCCTGCGCGGCGTCACCTCCGCCACTACCGATCTCAGTCTGCACACCTTTATTCCCAACTTTGACTTTACGTATTTCACGACCATTTCCATGCTGGTCTTTGCCGTCGGCGGCTCGGAAAAAATCGCCCCCTATGTCAACAATACGTATAATGCTTCCAAGGAATTCCCCCGGGGCATGATCATCCTCGCCGTTTTAGTCGTTCTTTCCGCATTGCTGGGCTCTTTGGCCATGGGCATGATGTTCGATTCCAACAACATTCCTAAAGACCTGAAAATGAACGGTCAATACTACGCCTTCCAGCTCTTGGGCCAATATTACGGCGTAGGCAATCTTTTCCTCATGCTCTATGCGTTTGCTCAATTTGCCGGACAGATTTCGGCGCTGGTTTTCTCTATTGACGCACCGCTCAAGGTCATGCTGGCCGAAGGCGATTCCAAATACATCCCCAACATCTTAACCAAAACGAATGAACATGGCGCTCCCATCAACGGCTACAAGCTAACTGCCGTTTTAGTGGGCATCCTCATTATCATCCCTGCTTTGGGCATCGGCAATATGAACGATCTGTACAACTGGCTGCTAGACCTTAACTCCATCGTTATGCCGTTGCGCTATCTGTGGGTGTTCGCCGCCTACATCGCCTTGCGCCGTCTGGCAGGTTCCTTTGTCTCCGACTACAAATTCGTTAAAAATCCTACTTTGGGCATGGGCATCGGCGCGTGGTGCTTCCTCTTTACCGCCTTTGCCTGCATCATGGGCATGTTCCCTAAAGGCGTAGCCGTCTACACCTCGCAGTGGTACTTCCAGATCACGCTTAACATCTTGACCCCCTTCGCCCTCCTGGCGCTGGGCTTGATTCTGCCTTCCTTCGCGAAACGTTTGAACAAATAA
- a CDS encoding MarR family winged helix-turn-helix transcriptional regulator, translating into MQGFFRQCLPLQRRIVAKLNERLEGFGLCYSQWTVLYYVKNHGSTVLGEIAAYYGVKKPVITRSVQALEAKRLVEQLPSRDRREKLIHLTAKGEEIYAAGRRLIDELEQEALAGLTETDVTTLFAAMATIRKNLQV; encoded by the coding sequence ATGCAAGGATTCTTTAGGCAGTGTCTGCCCCTGCAGCGCCGGATTGTCGCTAAGCTGAATGAACGGTTAGAGGGTTTTGGTTTGTGCTACTCGCAGTGGACGGTGCTATACTATGTGAAAAATCATGGTTCTACTGTTTTAGGGGAAATTGCCGCTTATTACGGCGTGAAAAAGCCGGTGATTACGCGTTCCGTGCAGGCCTTGGAGGCGAAGCGGCTGGTGGAACAGCTTCCCAGCAGAGACCGGCGAGAAAAGTTAATCCATTTGACGGCCAAAGGCGAAGAAATTTACGCAGCCGGGCGTCGTTTGATTGACGAGCTGGAACAAGAAGCGCTGGCAGGTCTTACGGAGACGGACGTAACAACGCTTTTTGCGGCCATGGCAACGATACGAAAAAATTTACAGGTATAG
- a CDS encoding MFS transporter has protein sequence MQEHTTLWTRDFLIDSSVNLLLYLTYYLLILTITVFASETFEATPSQAGLASGLFILGALVARLFAGRSIEGLGCKRMLYMGVGLLIGTTGLYFAVGNLQALYAVRFFNGLAFGVCSTATGTIAAHLIPKERRGEGMSYYAMSGTIASAIGPFLGMVLCRYSTMDMIFLFCFVLALCCLGGVLFLRVPPLQLTSEQRRQAASWRPDSFFESKALPIAFLSLLMGFCYSSVLGFLTSYTKEIGLLGAGSFFFIVYAAVVFLSRPLTGRLFDQKGENMVMYPSFAFFALGMLLLSQVQAEGMLLFGGACIGLGFGTFFSCAQALAVKVSPKHRMGLATSTFYILLDGGIGVGPFLLGMLVPSLGFRGLYAAMAALALACGILYRLLHGAKAGWEEEELAA, from the coding sequence ATGCAGGAACATACTACCTTATGGACGCGAGACTTTCTGATCGATTCGTCGGTAAATCTACTTCTTTATTTGACGTATTACTTGCTGATTTTGACGATTACCGTCTTTGCCAGCGAGACTTTTGAGGCGACGCCCAGCCAGGCGGGCTTGGCATCAGGCTTGTTCATCCTAGGAGCGTTGGTGGCGCGACTATTTGCCGGACGGTCGATTGAAGGACTGGGCTGTAAGCGCATGCTGTATATGGGCGTGGGATTACTGATTGGTACAACCGGACTTTATTTTGCCGTCGGGAATTTGCAGGCGCTCTATGCGGTGCGATTTTTCAACGGCTTGGCTTTTGGCGTTTGCTCTACCGCCACAGGTACGATTGCGGCGCATTTGATCCCTAAAGAGCGTCGCGGCGAAGGAATGAGCTACTATGCCATGAGCGGCACCATTGCCTCGGCGATTGGGCCTTTTTTAGGGATGGTTCTTTGTCGTTACAGTACGATGGACATGATCTTTCTTTTTTGCTTCGTGTTGGCTCTTTGTTGTTTGGGAGGCGTTCTTTTTTTGCGGGTACCTCCTTTGCAGCTGACGTCGGAACAGCGGCGGCAGGCGGCAAGCTGGCGGCCGGACAGCTTTTTTGAGTCTAAAGCGCTGCCGATTGCTTTTCTTAGCTTGCTCATGGGCTTTTGCTATTCCAGCGTGCTTGGCTTTTTGACTTCTTATACGAAGGAAATCGGACTTTTAGGGGCAGGCAGCTTTTTTTTCATTGTTTATGCGGCGGTTGTTTTTCTTTCCCGTCCGCTGACAGGACGGCTTTTTGACCAAAAAGGCGAAAACATGGTGATGTATCCGTCGTTCGCTTTTTTTGCGCTGGGCATGCTTTTGCTTAGCCAAGTGCAGGCGGAAGGCATGCTGCTTTTTGGGGGCGCTTGCATTGGCCTAGGATTCGGTACGTTCTTTTCCTGCGCGCAGGCTCTGGCGGTCAAGGTGTCTCCGAAGCATCGCATGGGTCTGGCGACGTCGACCTTTTACATTCTTTTAGACGGCGGTATTGGTGTGGGACCCTTTCTTTTGGGTATGCTGGTGCCTTCGCTGGGGTTCCGGGGCCTTTATGCAGCCATGGCGGCGCTGGCGCTGGCCTGCGGTATCCTCTATCGCCTGCTCCACGGAGCTAAGGCTGGCTGGGAGGAAGAAGAACTGGCGGCTTGA
- a CDS encoding DMT family transporter: MLYSILAFISGAALTIQVGINGKLLGQMGSPLLTALISFLAGTAGLAVTYLFAAANGMQAMPAMGAFQQTPLWMWLGGLLGAFYIFSAIFCVPQIGFANMFSLVVAGQIILALLFDHFGVLAAGTHEISLLRLLGVGLLILGVYLIQTQ; this comes from the coding sequence GTGCTTTATTCGATTTTGGCTTTTATTTCCGGGGCGGCCTTAACGATACAGGTAGGGATTAATGGAAAGCTGTTAGGGCAAATGGGCAGCCCTTTGTTGACTGCATTGATTAGTTTTTTGGCGGGAACCGCAGGCTTAGCTGTGACGTATCTTTTTGCAGCAGCCAATGGGATGCAAGCGATGCCTGCAATGGGTGCGTTTCAACAGACGCCGCTATGGATGTGGTTGGGCGGGCTTTTAGGAGCGTTTTATATTTTTTCGGCTATTTTTTGTGTGCCGCAAATTGGGTTTGCCAATATGTTCAGTTTGGTTGTGGCGGGGCAAATTATTTTAGCGCTGCTTTTCGACCATTTTGGGGTGCTTGCGGCTGGGACGCATGAAATAAGCCTGCTGCGTCTGCTTGGCGTGGGCCTTTTAATTCTAGGAGTGTATCTCATTCAAACACAGTAG
- a CDS encoding AraC family transcriptional regulator has translation MPSTGEYWPGAAHPGDITHNTHWTAALYRDFPVKIARSKRALAGPLFEKHWHEALQILHCEQGEALIHCNGRLNRLGPGDTLVINSQELHYGVTESDHLIYVILKIDLPFLASSQQDLCQLNYLTPLAQGTLLFQNKLPPDPALSQRIQTITEEYQHLQPGWELAIKAQLYLLLVHLLRHYRQEALPPAELQRQQHSLAQLRAALEYVDTHYQETIRLSQLAALANLSEQHFCRLFKTLTGKRPMDYINYIRTTKAVTLLTEDRLSITEIAAAVGFDDSNYFSRVFKKYQNRAPSELRKKQTGHDVLPSHPV, from the coding sequence ATGCCTAGCACCGGCGAATACTGGCCCGGGGCCGCCCACCCCGGCGACATCACCCACAACACGCACTGGACCGCCGCTCTATACCGTGATTTCCCCGTAAAAATCGCTCGCAGCAAACGAGCTTTAGCCGGACCGCTCTTTGAAAAGCATTGGCATGAAGCCCTACAAATCCTGCATTGCGAACAGGGAGAAGCCCTTATTCATTGCAATGGCCGCTTAAACCGCCTGGGCCCAGGCGACACGCTAGTCATTAACAGTCAAGAACTTCATTACGGCGTCACCGAAAGCGACCACTTGATCTATGTTATTTTAAAAATCGACCTGCCCTTTCTGGCCAGCAGCCAACAGGATTTATGTCAGCTCAACTACCTAACGCCGCTGGCTCAAGGAACGCTCTTGTTTCAAAACAAGCTGCCGCCGGATCCGGCTTTAAGCCAACGCATCCAGACGATTACCGAAGAATACCAGCACTTGCAGCCCGGCTGGGAACTAGCTATCAAAGCCCAGCTCTACCTTTTGCTTGTCCATCTGCTGCGTCATTATCGCCAGGAGGCGCTGCCGCCGGCTGAACTACAACGCCAGCAGCATTCTCTGGCGCAGTTGCGCGCGGCGCTGGAGTACGTCGACACTCATTACCAGGAAACGATTCGCTTAAGCCAGCTAGCTGCTTTGGCCAATCTCAGCGAGCAACATTTCTGCCGCCTTTTCAAAACCCTTACAGGCAAGCGTCCGATGGATTATATTAACTATATCCGTACAACTAAAGCGGTTACGCTCTTGACGGAAGACCGCCTTAGCATTACCGAAATAGCCGCGGCCGTCGGCTTTGACGACAGCAATTATTTCAGCCGCGTTTTTAAAAAATACCAGAATCGAGCTCCGTCGGAACTGCGAAAAAAACAGACCGGACATGACGTTCTACCGTCGCATCCGGTCTAG
- a CDS encoding MFS transporter, which translates to MEYLRKMDRNYLLFLLSTALVGVAQSVDGSTLTNYLRDGLGMMILERSALEFPRELPGLFMVGIIGMLAFLGDTRTMMLGNLFSAAGMFALGMIPPDYALVVVSIFVYNVGTHIYMPLSNSIGMSFASASDLGRSLGRMNAVNTLTLVLSSAVLWVLFTFWHISYTTAFTIGAIAFVLAAVPLFFMKPLEGTRKTPRFVFRKEYKLYYWLSVLFGARKQIFITFGPWVLVDIFRQPVATMTLLFFIVSIAGIFVKPWLGSAIDRYGEKQVLSGEAICFLLVCLGYAFAADLLPYSWALLLICFCYIVDQALNAVSMARATYMRKIALAPEDISPSLSLGTSIDHLVTMVLPILGGFVWYNSGPNGYKYVFLGGAVIALLNFISARFIHIKEAKAEGVEHGKLKK; encoded by the coding sequence ATGGAGTATCTTCGGAAGATGGACCGGAATTATTTACTGTTTTTATTGTCTACGGCTTTAGTCGGCGTGGCTCAGAGCGTGGACGGGTCTACGCTGACCAATTATTTACGGGATGGCCTGGGAATGATGATTTTGGAGCGTTCGGCGCTGGAGTTTCCCCGGGAATTGCCGGGCTTGTTTATGGTGGGAATTATCGGTATGCTGGCGTTTTTAGGCGATACCCGGACGATGATGTTGGGGAATCTTTTTTCCGCGGCAGGCATGTTTGCTTTGGGCATGATTCCGCCGGACTATGCCTTGGTAGTTGTCAGTATTTTTGTTTATAACGTTGGCACCCATATTTATATGCCTTTGTCCAACAGCATCGGCATGAGCTTTGCTTCGGCAAGCGATTTGGGACGGAGCTTGGGACGGATGAACGCCGTTAACACGCTTACGTTGGTTCTCAGCAGCGCTGTGCTTTGGGTGCTTTTCACTTTTTGGCATATTTCTTACACGACTGCTTTTACAATTGGGGCAATCGCCTTTGTGCTGGCGGCTGTGCCGTTGTTTTTTATGAAGCCGCTTGAAGGTACCCGCAAAACGCCTCGTTTTGTTTTTCGTAAAGAGTATAAGCTGTACTACTGGCTCAGTGTACTTTTTGGCGCGCGTAAGCAGATTTTTATTACCTTCGGCCCTTGGGTGCTGGTGGATATTTTCCGACAGCCTGTGGCGACGATGACCTTGCTGTTTTTTATCGTTTCTATTGCCGGTATTTTCGTGAAACCCTGGCTTGGCTCGGCTATTGATCGGTATGGAGAAAAACAGGTACTGAGCGGCGAAGCGATTTGCTTCTTGCTGGTTTGTCTTGGGTATGCGTTTGCGGCGGATTTGCTGCCTTATTCGTGGGCGCTGCTTCTCATCTGCTTCTGTTATATTGTGGACCAGGCTCTGAACGCCGTGAGCATGGCTCGAGCTACGTATATGCGTAAAATTGCCCTGGCGCCGGAAGACATTTCCCCGAGTCTTTCCCTAGGTACGAGCATTGACCATTTGGTGACCATGGTGCTGCCTATTTTAGGCGGTTTTGTTTGGTACAACAGCGGACCCAATGGTTATAAATACGTATTCTTGGGCGGTGCGGTTATTGCGCTTTTGAATTTCATCTCGGCGCGCTTTATTCATATCAAGGAGGCCAAGGCGGAGGGGGTGGAGCATGGAAAGCTAAAAAAATAA
- a CDS encoding FlxA-like family protein yields the protein MAITAVNNATSPSGQHGNPQLQALERQKQQLMDQRQKIQASNDDPLSKQEKIKTLTEQISQLDAQIQQLTAEDRQKQTEPAQKETPALRKKEVFTHEGVAVSDSLNQLMTLQKNMTDLHQLQSRLTGEIAISTSEIANSLRTGGSIKYQSEAMMKAAGGLGRIEAKLGKLSQDINKNIAASSAASHKPDDTASPADAKADSATDSPEDAADKDAAKKRHPLDLFV from the coding sequence ATGGCAATTACAGCCGTCAATAATGCTACTTCCCCGTCCGGACAACACGGAAATCCCCAACTTCAGGCTTTAGAACGCCAAAAGCAACAGCTTATGGATCAACGACAAAAAATTCAAGCCAGCAATGATGATCCGTTAAGTAAACAGGAAAAAATCAAAACGTTAACCGAGCAAATCAGCCAGCTCGATGCGCAAATACAGCAGCTTACTGCTGAAGATCGACAAAAGCAAACGGAACCGGCTCAAAAAGAAACCCCCGCTCTCAGAAAAAAAGAAGTGTTCACTCACGAAGGCGTGGCTGTATCCGACAGTTTAAACCAATTAATGACCCTGCAGAAAAACATGACCGACTTGCATCAATTGCAAAGCCGCCTAACTGGCGAGATTGCAATTTCCACCAGCGAGATTGCCAACAGTCTTCGTACGGGAGGCAGCATCAAATATCAGTCAGAAGCTATGATGAAAGCTGCCGGCGGGTTAGGCAGGATCGAAGCCAAGCTCGGCAAGCTGTCCCAGGATATCAATAAAAATATCGCTGCCAGCTCTGCCGCTTCACACAAGCCGGACGATACCGCCTCTCCTGCGGATGCAAAAGCCGACTCAGCTACGGACTCTCCGGAAGACGCCGCGGATAAAGACGCTGCCAAAAAAAGACACCCTCTTGACCTTTTCGTATAA